CGACGTCCACGTCGAGTTCGAGGAGGTCCCCGTTCGTAATCGTGCTCGTGGCGTCGTAGCCCATGACCGCCTCCGGTTCCTCGGCGTGGGACGGAATCGCGTGCGTGTCGAGGCCGTCGGGGTCGTGGATGCCGCCGTTCACGTCGCTGACCGCGACGACGTTCGCGCCCCAGTCGTCGAGCAGTTTGGCGGCGTTCGACCCGACGCTCCCGAAGCCCTGCACGGCCACGTCGGTGTCGGCGATGTCCTTGTCGTAGTAGTCGATGGCCTCGCGAGTGACGATGGCGACGCTCCGGCCGGGCGCCTCCTCGCGGCCGTGGCTCCCGCCGGCGACCGGCGGCTTCCCGGTGACGACGCCGGGGATGGTCTCGCCCTGCTGCATGCTGTAGGCGTCCATGAACCACGCCATCGTCTGGGCGTCCGTCCCCATGTCTGGCGCGGGGATGTCCTGGTTCGGGCCGACCTCGTCCCGAATCTCCTCGGCGAACCGCCGGGTCAGACGCTCGCGCTCGTCGTCGCTGAGGTCCTTCGGGTTCACGACGACGCCGCCCTTCGCGCCGCCGAACGGGAGGTCCATCACGGCGCACTTCCACGTCATCCACATCGAGAGGCCGATGCACTCCTCGTCGGTCACTTCGGGATGGTAGCGCAGGCCGCCCTTGTAGGGGCCGCGCACGTCGTCGTGCTGTGCCCGGTACCCCTCGAAGACGTCGACGGTGCCGTCGTCGCGCTCGACGGGGACGGAGACGCGGACGACTCGCGTCGGGTGTTTCAGGCGCTCGATGACGCCCGAGTCGACGTCGACGTGTTCGGCCGCCTCGCGGAGTTGGCGGCGCGCCGTCTCCAGGGCCGACTCCGGTTCCGACTCCTCGCGGTCGTCCTCGGTAGTGGTAGTCGCCGGCATTGTCACTCGATGGGCGTCCGTCGGTTGCGCATCGCGCCGGCGCAGTCCGGACACTCCCCCGGATTGTCCTCGGTGACGACGACGTTCCCGCAGTCGAAACACTCGTAGGGCGACTCCTCGCTCGGCGTTGGGTCTACGTCTCTCATTGGTCGTTGCGCCCGCGGCGGACGCTCACCGAGCGGTAATACTTGCGTCAGGGAGTGTTCGTCAGTTGATTACGAAACCGACTGCCAGCGATTCGGGTTGAGAGTTCAACCCCTACGTCGTCCCGCTCGTCGCGATGGGGACGTGGTCGTCGACGAGCGCAGCGACGAGTTTCCGCTGGACCGCGCGCACGTGCTGGTAGAACGCCTGCGGCGAGATGCCCAGCGAGTCCGCCACGTCCTCGCCGGTGCTCTTGCGCGGCGACTCGAAGAAGCCGCTGTAGTACGCCGTCTCCAAGACCTCCAGTTGCCGGGCAGTGAGGTCGTCGAGGACGCCCGCGTAGAAGCCGTTCTCCGAGGCCTGCTCGCGGGTCTGCTTGGCGGCGAGGTCGGCGTCCGCGAACGAGCGCTCGACCAGTTGAGTGACGTGGCGGGCGTCCACGCGCTCGGGCACGTCCACGACGATGTGCGTCTCCGACGGCGAGACGGTCGCGTTCC
The nucleotide sequence above comes from Halobacterium litoreum. Encoded proteins:
- the gdhB gene encoding glutamate dehydrogenase GdhB; protein product: MPATTTTEDDREESEPESALETARRQLREAAEHVDVDSGVIERLKHPTRVVRVSVPVERDDGTVDVFEGYRAQHDDVRGPYKGGLRYHPEVTDEECIGLSMWMTWKCAVMDLPFGGAKGGVVVNPKDLSDDERERLTRRFAEEIRDEVGPNQDIPAPDMGTDAQTMAWFMDAYSMQQGETIPGVVTGKPPVAGGSHGREEAPGRSVAIVTREAIDYYDKDIADTDVAVQGFGSVGSNAAKLLDDWGANVVAVSDVNGGIHDPDGLDTHAIPSHAEEPEAVMGYDATSTITNGDLLELDVDVVVPAAIGNVLTEANADSVQADIVVEGANGPTTSRADEMLAERGIPVIPDILANAGGVTVSYFEWLQDINRRKWSGERVREELESEMLSAWDAVRSVVDERDLRWRDAAYVVALERIGRAKEARGLWP
- a CDS encoding rubrerythrin-like domain-containing protein; protein product: MRDVDPTPSEESPYECFDCGNVVVTEDNPGECPDCAGAMRNRRTPIE